Genomic DNA from Pelosinus sp. UFO1:
ATATTTCTTGTGTAATGTGCAATGGCAACGGATGCAGGGTTTGCTCAGGTACAGGGTGGCTTGAAATACTAGGTGCAGGAATGGTACATCCTCGTGTACTGGAAATGAGCAACTTTGACCCAGAGAAAGTAAGCGGCTTTGCTTTTGGCATGGGGGTAGAGCGAATAGCCATGTTGTTATATGGAATAGATGATTTACGATTATTTTATGAAAATGATTTGAGATTCTTAAGACAATTCTAGAAACAGATAAGTGAAGGGAGATAGGTATGCAAGCATCAATCAAGTGGCTTAAAGAATATGTTGAGTTTAAAGAAACACCAGAAGTATTAGCGGATATGTTAACGATGGCTGGTATTCCAGTAGAAGGGATCACTTATTTAGGAAAAGATATTGAAAATATTGTAACGGGAAAAATTATTGAAATAGAGAAACATCCAAATGCGAATAAGCTATCTATTTGTAAACTGGACGTAGAAAAGGAAATTTTAATTATTGTTACTGGGGCGACGAATGTTTCAGTCGGAAATGTTGTTCCTGTAGCATTAGTGGGTGCTAAATTACCCACAGGATTAGAAATAAAAGCTAGTGAATTACGTGGTGTAATGTCTTATGGTATGTTATGTTCCACAACAGAACTTAATATTGATAGTAAATTATTATCACCCAAGGAAAAAGAAGGAATTTATATCTTGCCCGATGATACCTTAATTGGTATTGATATCCGAGAAGCTTTAGGAATGGATGATGTAGTTTTAGAGTTTGAGTTAACAGCTAATCGCGCTGATTGTTTCAGTTTGATTGGCTTAGCGCGAGAAATTGCTGTGCTCACAGGTGGAACGTTGAAGAAACCAATGATTCATTTGCATGAAAAGGCTGAAGAGAAGGCTGTGAATCTAGTTAAGGTTGCAATAGACGAACCTTCTTTATGTTCCCGTTTTGCAGTGCGGGTTTTACAAGATGTAAAAGTTGGAGCATCACCAAAATGGTTAAAGCAGCGACTACAGGCTGTAGGAATGAGGTCAATTAATAACGTAGTGGATGTAACAAACTATGTTATGTTAGAAATGGGCCAGCCAATGCATGCCTATGATTATAATTTACTGTCAAAACATAGCTTAACCGTACGTAAAGCGCAAACAGGAGAAAAAATTACGACTCTTGATGGAGTTAAACGAGAGCTTACTTCGGACATGCTGGTTATTGCCGATCAAGTACAAGCGGTTGGTATTGCAGGGGTAATGGGTGGTCTAGCTACTGAAGTTACCGATAATACACAAAATGTAGTATTAGAAGCTGCTTCTTTTAATGGAGTAAGCATTCGTCGTACATCAAGAGCCCTTGGTCTACGTTCCGAGGCATCCGGAAGATTTGAAAGAGGCGTTGATACAGTTAATAGTATTCGGGCCTTAGACCGGGCTGCAAAATTATTGGAAGATATGGGAGCCTGTAAGGTATGCCCAGATATTGTAGATAGTTATCCTAATATGCTTTTACCAAGACAAGTTAGCTTTATTCCTCAAAAAGTAAATGCTTATTTGGGAACTGCTATTGATAAGGCTGTTATGTTAGATATATTACGCCGTTTAGAGTTTGCCATCGATACAAATTCTGAAGGTGAAAATATAATTGTAAACGTACCTACATGGCGTGGGGATGTCCAATATCAGCCAGATATATGTGAAGAAATTGCCCGAATTTATGGTTATAATAAAATCCCAACGACTACCCCTGGCGGCAATATACTGCGTGGCGGACAAGAATACGCTCAGTCTATTGTGGATTCCATTAAAACTACTTTAACTGGAGCTGGATTGGATGAAATTATCTCATTGAGTTTTACCCATCCACAAGTGTTACATAAATTAAATATAGTAGAAAATGATTTGTTACATCAAGCGATTAATGTACTTAACCCTATTACAGATGACTTTCCAATACTGAGGACTACTTTACTTGGTGGTGTATTGGAAACGATTGCTCGTAATCTTGCAAGGAAAAATGATGATATAAGAATCTACGAACTCGGAGCTGTGTATTTACCTGAAAAATTACCATTAGATTCTTTACCTAAAGAGCCTTTAATGTTATGTGGTGCATTAGTTGGTAAACGTAATGAACTTTCCTGGAACCAAGGAAAGGATAGTGTGGATTTTTATGACGCGAAAGGGACTGTAGAGGTATTATTATCCAGCTTAGGAATTCAGGATTATGATGTTGCTGCTGGTGAACATATGTCATTACATCCTGGCAAGACAGCAATATTCCGTAAAAACGGTAATGTCTTAGCAACGGTTGGTGAACTGCATCCAAAGGTAATGGATAGTTTTGGTATACAGCGTAAAGTATATATTTTTGAAGTTAGCGTAGAATCAGTAGTTAATTGTGTGAATTTACTTACCAAGTATCAGTCTTTGCCTAAATTTCCAGCAATCAATAGGGATTTGGCACTGGTTTTACCATTAGAAATTTCTGCGGATCAGGTGAAACAGGCAATTGTCGCTAGTTCTGGCCCTTTACTGAATGATGTACGATTATTTGATGTATATGTTGGTGAACAAGTTGCAAATGGGTTTAAGAGTTTAGCTTTTTCATTAACTTATCGAGATAAAACTCGGACGCTTACAGATGAAGAAATTGAAGTGTACTATAAAAAAACCGTTGTTTACCTAGAAAAGACATTGGCGGCAAAAATTCGGAGTTAGCATAAAATGTCTTTGCTGAAAACACAAAAAACACTTTACCTGTGACTGTGATTGTGTTATCCTGTTAACAGGATGGTTGTAAGTACGTTTTTTTTACTATTTAGTAAAAAATAGATCTGTCCTTTTGGACAGATCTATTTTTTTAATAAATTTACCTAAATTGTAAAAAGAATAAAAAAGAATTTAATTAAGTTATTTAGAGAAAGGTGGAGCGTAATGAGTATTTTCCGTACAAAAAGTATTAGTGCACTTTTGGCAGGCGCAGAGCAAAAAGGCTTAAAGAAGACACTAGGCGCTATGGACTTAACACTACTTGGTATAGGTTGTATTATTGGAACAGGGATCTTTGTTTTGACCGGAGTTGCAGCAGCAAAATATGCTGGTCCTGCTTTGATGATTTCTTTTGTTCTTTCAGGATTGGCCTGTGCGTTTGCTGCCTTAGCCTATGCTGAATTAGCTGCCATGGTTCCCATTGCTGGAAGCGCATATACGTATACTTATGCTGCTTTAGGAGAAATAATTGCTTGGATTGTAGGGTGGAACCTTATTTTAGAATACTCCGTAGGATCAAGTGCTGTTGCAGCTGGATGGTCTGGATATGTAGTGGGGCTTTTAAAATCAGGTGGTATTGAGTTATCGAAAGCTTATACTGCTGTTCCAGCTGATGGTGGTATTGCAAATGTCCCAGCTATGTTTATTGCACTATTTCTAAGTTTATTATTAGTTCGTGGAACACAAGAGAGTGCGACTCTTAATAAAGTTCTTGTGGCGATTAAGTTACTTGCTGTCTTTATTTTCTTGGCATTAGCAGGACCTAAAGTAAATGTTGCAAATTGGGATCCATTTATGCCTTATGGTTTTGCTGGAGTAGCTAGTGGTGCAGCCATTATTTTCTTTGCATATATTGGATTTGATGCTGTGGCAACTGCTGCCGAAGAGTGTCGTAATCCAAATCGAGATTTACCAATTGGAATTATAGGATCATTAGTGGTTTGTACCATTCTTTATATCATAGTTGCTGCTGTGTTAACAGGCGTGGTCCCTTACACAGAGTTAAATAATGCTGAGCCTGTTGCTTATGCGTTAAGGGCTATCGGATATAACATGGGGTCAGCCCTAGTTGGAACTGGAGCCATTTGTGGTATTACCACTGTATTACTTGTATTAATGTATGGTCAATCTCGTATTTTCTTTGCGATGTCTCGTGATGGTTTGATTCCTGCTGCTATCTCGAAAGTACATCCTAAGTATGGTACACCTCATATCATTACGATTGTGGCCGGAATTGCGGTAGCTTTAATTGCTGGGTTTACTCCTATTGGAATTATTGCAGAATTAACGAATATTGGAACACTTTTTGCATTTGCCGTTGCTTCCATTGGAGTATTAGTTCTACGCTATACTAAACCAGAACTAGAGCGCCCATTTAGATGTCCTGCAGTTCATATAATAGCACCATTGGCAGTTCTTTCTTGTGGTTACTTGATGTATAACTTACCGTATGAAACTTGGGTACGCTTTTTTGTATGGAGTGGAATCGGTTTTGTCGTATACTTTTTATATGGTAATAAAAATAGCGTGCTTACAAAAACTGATAAAGCTGCATAGTTTAATATATAAGGGAAGGCAGTTATGTAATACATAACTGCCTTCTTTTTTATTAAAAAAAGTATGTTACATAAAGACATACTAGTTTTCTTTATGAAACATGCAGGAAATTATATTTGTAAGGTCGAATTTAAAAGATTAGTAAAATAGGTAATATAGGTGACGTTATGAATGAAAATATACATAAAGTAACAGTTGAAATTTTTGGTGAAACCTATTGTCTAAAGAGTGATACAGAATTAGGGCAGGTAATATCCGTTGCAACATTAGTGGATTCGCGGATGAAAAAAATTGCGCATAAAAACCTACGATTATCTCCAGCTAAAGTTGCTGTTTTAGCAGCTTTAACGATTGCCGAAGAATTTTTACAATTAGAACAAAACTACAAACAATTAATTCAAATGGTAGAAGAGGAAAAATACTGATAAAGTTGTGTTGCATAACTGTCTTTTTGATTGTGAATAATAAAAATCAAAAGGAGTGATGTTGTGTTAGAGACTGGCGACTTTGGTCATGTTTTATTACATATAGTGGTACTATTTACGGTAGCTCTTATTGTTGTACGTTTAATGGGGAATCGTACAGTAGGACAACTTTCTCCCTTTGATTTTGTAATTATGGTAGGGATTGGTGATATTATCGTTAGCGCTTCAATGGATAAGGGGCTGACTTTATTAAGCGGTATCGAAGGTTTATTTACCCTTCTATTATTGCAGCAAATATTATCTTACGTATCCTTGAAAAATGTTACGTTGCGTAAATGGGTAGAAGGTACACCAGTGACTTTAATTCAGGATGGAAAAATTCTTCGAGAAAACTTTGTTAAAACTCATTTTAACTATGATGATTTACGTCAAGAATTGCATAAATTAGGTATGGAAATGACCGATTTACAAGACATTAAACTTGCGCGACTTGAAAGTTGTGGCGTTTTCTCTATCATAAAGACAGCTGAAAAGGAACCTTTGACTAGAAAAGACCTTGAGACATACATTAGTGACATTTACAAAAACCCACTTACTCCCTTAGGACAGGAATGGGTTAAAATGGAACAGTTTATGTCAGATGTACGTGAATTAACAGAGTATGTAAAAAACAATAAAGGACTTAAGTAATAAAAGATTGAAACACGAAGACACTATGCCTTGAGCTTAGCACGCAAAGTAGCACAAAGGGATCTTTTCAGAACCTTTGTGTATTTCCTTGTGTAGTGTGTTTTCGTGTTTAAAAGTTTATATCATTATTTTGTATGTGTTTTTTGAAAGGGATGGAATCATATGATAGAATTATTAGCGCCTGTTGGTAGTCGAGAAGCTCTAGTTGCAGCTGTAGAAAGTGGTGCAGATGCTGTTTATTTGGCGGGTAAAATGTTTGGTGCTCGCGCTAGTGCGCCTAATTTTAACGATGAAGAATTAGCAGAGGCAGTTCGATTCGCTCATTTGCGTAGTGTACTGGTTTATGTAACAGTAAATACCTTAGTAGACAATATTGAGATACCTGCATTAACTGTTTACTTGCAGTATTTATATAAAATTGGTGTGGACGCGATTATTGTTCAGGATATTGGCGTTTTCCAAATTGCACGCCAAATCGTACCAGATATGCCAATACATGCTAGTACGCAAATGACCGTTCACAACTTGGAAGGTGTAGAGTTTCTTACCGAGCTTGGTTTTGAGCGAGTTGTAGTATCTAGAGAGTTATCTATGGAAGACCTAAATCATATTTGCAAAAATACAAAGACAGAAATTGAAGCATTTGTTCACGGTGCATTGTGTATTTCGTATTCAGGGCAATGTTTAATGAGTAGTATGATTGGTGGGCGTAGTGGTAATCGTGGTCGCTGTGCTCAACCTTGTCGTCTGCCGTATACCCTTGTAGATGAGCGGGGAAATGACTTACTTACGGAAGCCGAAGCTGGTGAATATTTACTAAGCCCTAAGGATTTAAATACCTTAGAATTGATACCAGAACTTATTCATGCGGGCGTAACGTCTTTTAAAATCGAGGGTCGCATGAAACGTCCAGAATATGTTGCAGTGGCAGTTGATACATACCGTAGGGCTATTGATGCTTATTTGGCTAACCCAGATAATTACGCAGTTGCAGAGCAAGAACAAAAAGAATTGGCACAAATTTTTAACAGGGATTTTACAACAGCCTATCTAAAAAAGAATCATGGACGCAACATGATGAGTGATCGTCGTCCCAATAATCGTGGTGTGCGTATTGGTCGAGTTAGCGATTACGATTTCCAAGAAAGAATAGCGACTATAAAATTGGATGAACCTTTATATATAAATGATATCGTTGATTTTTGGGTTAAAGTTGGTGGTCGAGTTAGTGTAACAGTTTCTTCTATGACTGTGAATAATCAAGCTGTCGCTTTTGCTCCGGCAGGAGCAGAAGTATCCATTCCTTTACATACGCACGTACGTATGAATGACAGAGTTTTTAAGGTTTTTGATGCTGGATTGATGCAGCGAGCGCGAGCATTTTTCACAGAACCCAATGCGATAAGACGTGTCTCAGTTACTATCAAAGTAACAGTATGTGAAGGTCAACCAATGGAAATCAGTATACAAGATGAAGATGGCTTTACTGGACGTGCAGTGACTAATTTTATTGCAGAGAAAGCACTGAAACGGCCATTAACATTAGAAGTAATTCAAAAACAAGTAGACCGTCTTGGTTCGACTATTTTTAGCTTGGATACGTTAGATTGTGAAATCCAGGGCGAGATTATGGTGCCAATGAGTGAGATCAATGATGCTAGACGCAGAGCTGTAGAAGAGTTAGAAAAAGCTCGTTTAGCACCGTTTTACCGTAAAGATTTACCGAGGAAAAAATATGTGATACGAGATTTTATTCCTTCGGCAAATGTTTCACCCAATCACAAACAGCGTGTTGAGCGTCCTTTACTGGTAACTAACGTGGATACGATTGCGAAACTTACTGCATCCTTCCAAAGCGGCGGGGATCTGGTTATGTTTGGCGGAGAATCCTTCAATCATAAGGTAATTAGTAAGGACGAATATAAGCAAGCAGTTAGTATTGCCCGTGAACAAGGAAAAAAGATTATTTTAAATACTCCTCGTATTATTAAAACATGGCAAACTGAAGAATTGAAAAGAGAGTTAGCTTTATTTGCAGAATTGCAGCCTGATGGGATTGGCATCAGCAATCTTGGAGCATTACATATGGCAAAACAGTTAACTAACATACCACTACATGGGGATTATCCTTTAAATGTATATAATGATGTATCCATTGCTTTTTTTGCTAAACAGGGAATGTCGAGTATAACCTTGTCACCTGAATTGAATTTTTCACAGATTGAGGAACTTGGTAATAATCAAAATGTCTCTTTAGAGTGTATAGTCCACGGATACTTAACATTAATGGTGTCAGAATACTGTACAATAGGAAGTTATTTAGGGAATGTTGGTGCAGGAAATTGTAACCAAATTTGTACACGCAAAGAATATTGGTTGAACGATCGTAAAGATGAGAATTTTCCAATAGCGACAGATCAATTTTGCCGTATGCATATTTTGAATGCCAAAGAATTAAGTATGTTGCCTCATGTTTCTAGGTTTGGTACCATGGGTATTGAGCGAATCCGTATTGAAGGTAAGAAAAGTAATGTAGATTACCTTAGCAGAATCGTGAAGTTATATCGAGAATTACTGGATCAAGGAGAAAATCATCCTCTAATTGTGGAAGATAAAATAAAAAGTGTTGAACATGAAGAAATAACCCGCGGACATTATTTCCGGGGTGTATTATAAAAAGAATACTATCTTTTGTCTATAGGGGAGAAATGAATGGATGCTTCTGTATTAAAAACATTAGAATATAATAAAATACGAGAGATGTTAGCTGACAAAAGCAGCTCTATTATGGGGCGTGAACTTGCTGAAAAGTTAGTACCGGCAAATGATTTTGCTGAAGTGACCAAACGAATTGCAGAAACTCGAGAAGCTAGAGAAATTCTTGATGCCATGTCTAGCATACCACTAGGCGGCATTCGCGATATCCGTTCTTTATTAAAAAGAGCAGAAATAGGTTCCGTACTTGCTCCTGATGAACTAGTTGCAATAGGAAGTACTTTATATGCTTCTAGAAGGATGAAGAGCTTTTTTGTGGATATGCCTGCAGCTTTCACTATATTGCCTGGTTATGTGCAAAATATTACTGTAGTTCGTAATGTTGAGAATGTTATTGAAAATATAGTGAATGAACAGGGGCAAATTCGTGATGACGCTAGCGTAGAACTTTTGCACATTAGACGAGAAATTAAATCATCCCAGGGACGTATTAAGGATAAGTTAGATGGTATATTGCGTTCAAGTGAGTATCAAAAGTATTTTCAGGATGCATTAGTAACTGTACGAAGCGATCGATATGTTATACCTATTAAACAAGAATATCGTCACCATTTCCCAGGGATTATTCATGACCAATCAGCAAGTGGTGCTACTGTATTTATTGAACCAATGGCCGTTGTTGTATTAA
This window encodes:
- the pheT gene encoding phenylalanine--tRNA ligase subunit beta; translated protein: MQASIKWLKEYVEFKETPEVLADMLTMAGIPVEGITYLGKDIENIVTGKIIEIEKHPNANKLSICKLDVEKEILIIVTGATNVSVGNVVPVALVGAKLPTGLEIKASELRGVMSYGMLCSTTELNIDSKLLSPKEKEGIYILPDDTLIGIDIREALGMDDVVLEFELTANRADCFSLIGLAREIAVLTGGTLKKPMIHLHEKAEEKAVNLVKVAIDEPSLCSRFAVRVLQDVKVGASPKWLKQRLQAVGMRSINNVVDVTNYVMLEMGQPMHAYDYNLLSKHSLTVRKAQTGEKITTLDGVKRELTSDMLVIADQVQAVGIAGVMGGLATEVTDNTQNVVLEAASFNGVSIRRTSRALGLRSEASGRFERGVDTVNSIRALDRAAKLLEDMGACKVCPDIVDSYPNMLLPRQVSFIPQKVNAYLGTAIDKAVMLDILRRLEFAIDTNSEGENIIVNVPTWRGDVQYQPDICEEIARIYGYNKIPTTTPGGNILRGGQEYAQSIVDSIKTTLTGAGLDEIISLSFTHPQVLHKLNIVENDLLHQAINVLNPITDDFPILRTTLLGGVLETIARNLARKNDDIRIYELGAVYLPEKLPLDSLPKEPLMLCGALVGKRNELSWNQGKDSVDFYDAKGTVEVLLSSLGIQDYDVAAGEHMSLHPGKTAIFRKNGNVLATVGELHPKVMDSFGIQRKVYIFEVSVESVVNCVNLLTKYQSLPKFPAINRDLALVLPLEISADQVKQAIVASSGPLLNDVRLFDVYVGEQVANGFKSLAFSLTYRDKTRTLTDEEIEVYYKKTVVYLEKTLAAKIRS
- a CDS encoding amino acid permease; this translates as MSIFRTKSISALLAGAEQKGLKKTLGAMDLTLLGIGCIIGTGIFVLTGVAAAKYAGPALMISFVLSGLACAFAALAYAELAAMVPIAGSAYTYTYAALGEIIAWIVGWNLILEYSVGSSAVAAGWSGYVVGLLKSGGIELSKAYTAVPADGGIANVPAMFIALFLSLLLVRGTQESATLNKVLVAIKLLAVFIFLALAGPKVNVANWDPFMPYGFAGVASGAAIIFFAYIGFDAVATAAEECRNPNRDLPIGIIGSLVVCTILYIIVAAVLTGVVPYTELNNAEPVAYALRAIGYNMGSALVGTGAICGITTVLLVLMYGQSRIFFAMSRDGLIPAAISKVHPKYGTPHIITIVAGIAVALIAGFTPIGIIAELTNIGTLFAFAVASIGVLVLRYTKPELERPFRCPAVHIIAPLAVLSCGYLMYNLPYETWVRFFVWSGIGFVVYFLYGNKNSVLTKTDKAA
- a CDS encoding cell division protein ZapA; the encoded protein is MNENIHKVTVEIFGETYCLKSDTELGQVISVATLVDSRMKKIAHKNLRLSPAKVAVLAALTIAEEFLQLEQNYKQLIQMVEEEKY
- a CDS encoding DUF421 domain-containing protein translates to MLETGDFGHVLLHIVVLFTVALIVVRLMGNRTVGQLSPFDFVIMVGIGDIIVSASMDKGLTLLSGIEGLFTLLLLQQILSYVSLKNVTLRKWVEGTPVTLIQDGKILRENFVKTHFNYDDLRQELHKLGMEMTDLQDIKLARLESCGVFSIIKTAEKEPLTRKDLETYISDIYKNPLTPLGQEWVKMEQFMSDVRELTEYVKNNKGLK
- a CDS encoding DUF3656 domain-containing protein, whose translation is MIELLAPVGSREALVAAVESGADAVYLAGKMFGARASAPNFNDEELAEAVRFAHLRSVLVYVTVNTLVDNIEIPALTVYLQYLYKIGVDAIIVQDIGVFQIARQIVPDMPIHASTQMTVHNLEGVEFLTELGFERVVVSRELSMEDLNHICKNTKTEIEAFVHGALCISYSGQCLMSSMIGGRSGNRGRCAQPCRLPYTLVDERGNDLLTEAEAGEYLLSPKDLNTLELIPELIHAGVTSFKIEGRMKRPEYVAVAVDTYRRAIDAYLANPDNYAVAEQEQKELAQIFNRDFTTAYLKKNHGRNMMSDRRPNNRGVRIGRVSDYDFQERIATIKLDEPLYINDIVDFWVKVGGRVSVTVSSMTVNNQAVAFAPAGAEVSIPLHTHVRMNDRVFKVFDAGLMQRARAFFTEPNAIRRVSVTIKVTVCEGQPMEISIQDEDGFTGRAVTNFIAEKALKRPLTLEVIQKQVDRLGSTIFSLDTLDCEIQGEIMVPMSEINDARRRAVEELEKARLAPFYRKDLPRKKYVIRDFIPSANVSPNHKQRVERPLLVTNVDTIAKLTASFQSGGDLVMFGGESFNHKVISKDEYKQAVSIAREQGKKIILNTPRIIKTWQTEELKRELALFAELQPDGIGISNLGALHMAKQLTNIPLHGDYPLNVYNDVSIAFFAKQGMSSITLSPELNFSQIEELGNNQNVSLECIVHGYLTLMVSEYCTIGSYLGNVGAGNCNQICTRKEYWLNDRKDENFPIATDQFCRMHILNAKELSMLPHVSRFGTMGIERIRIEGKKSNVDYLSRIVKLYRELLDQGENHPLIVEDKIKSVEHEEITRGHYFRGVL